The genomic region TCGACGAGGCCCAAGATTTCCTCCCGAATTTCTTCAAAATGTGTCGCGAAGCACTTCGCGAGCCCAAACGGCTTGTCTGGGCGTATGATGAGGCCCAGAGCCTGAACTCACTCACGGCACCTCGATCCGAGAATATCTTCGGGACTAACGACGATGGCGAGTTGCTTGTTGATCTGAGCGGGTCATATGAGGGTGGTATCCAGAAGTCCCAGATAATGCGGAAAGCGTACCGCTCACCGCGAGAGGTTCTCATGGCGGCCCACTACTTTGGAATGGGACTGAAACGAGAGCAGGGTGCCGTGCAAGCGATCACAACAAAGCCCGGCTGGGAAAATCTCGGATACGAGGTCGTTGATGGTGACTTCCGCCGCACAGGCGAGGATGTCCGAATTCGTCGCCCTGAAGAGAATTCGCCACATCCGCTGAGCGAACACGAAGAGGCTCGTCCATTCGTCCGCTTCTCCGCTGCTGAGACGAAACGCGAGGAAATAGAACTGATTGCTGAGAGTATCTCACAGGATATTACGGCTCACGGGCTTGACCCAGAGCAGATCATGGTCATTCTCTTGGATCGAGAAACACAGGAGAATGCGGATGAGCCGACGGATCGTCTCGATGAAGCCACGGCTGATGATATCGTCTTCAACCGAGTGTGGGACGGTGAATCGAGCGTGTTCGCGGTCGACGATGAAGTAACCGTTACTCGGATCAACCGTGCGAAAGGGAACGAAGCGGCAATGGTCTATATTTCTGGGTTAGAGCATGTCGACAATGTCTCTAGTGGGCAATCACTGGTCCGGCGACGCAATCAGGCCTTTGTCGCGATGACTCGGACTCGTGGGTGGTGTCACGTTACTGGGACTGGTTCGTGCGACGCGTTCGATGAGATGCGATCAGTGCTTGATGGGGTCACGGCAGATGAGCCTGAAATGGTTTTCCCCGCTCCTGATCCACAGTCACTTGAAAACGAAATGGAAGCAGAGCCCGAACCAACGACACTCACTGATTTCATCCCGGAAGAGGAGTAGTCCGTCTTGGTCATTTTGGGTTGAGCTCAATTGATGGGAAACTGAGACTGTAGAGGCGGTGCCAAGGAGTGGCGAGGTAGAGTGCCATCACCTGTATGGGTTCTTTGCAATATCCCAGCGTCGCTCAGACATATCTGCTCGCGGGTTCGGATAGCTGCGATACGTTTCGAGATTATCTGGTAGCGCTCCAAGAGTGTCTGGCGCCCTGTGTTGGACGCTGATTGCGTGACCAACCTCAAGTGGGTCCGGACTTTGCCAGTTGTGGCGGCGTGGATATTCCTCGAACAGTGTCTCTACGAGTTAGATGATATCATCTAAAGCATCCACAAGACCCGTCATCTGTGTGTCTTTGACGTGGACTTCGTGTCGAACACCGTATTCAGACTGGCCACCATACTCGCCCTGATAAACCTGCTTCAGGACTTCTCGATACGACGCTTTTGAAGCCCTACCAGTTAGGTTATCTTCAAGACAATACAGCATAAACTCGCTGTACTCCCACTGAAGTGACCCTTGCTCGTATTCTCGGAGGTCTAACAGACACATGAACACAATCTTCGTAATGTAGGCTTTGAACTGTAGCGGAATCTCGGACGTTGACAGAATTTTCTCATGGCACGAGAACAGGATAATCACTGTCATCTCCGGAATATTCCTCTGACCCCTACCTGTACTCATTCGCCCTAATCGAACGTGGTCACCGTACTCCTCTTGCTTGTCTTCGTCATCGGATTCATCGGAATCGTCCTCTCCACCAGCGGCATCATCAACATGCGATTCGCTATTGGAAGGTGTTCCATCCACATCTTCCGGAACAACATCTAGGTGGTAGGGAGGTCCACTGACGCCACTGTCAACGTCCGGTTTGAGGTATTCATCCATCATCTTAATCCAGTCCCGCATGTTACTGATCATCTCATACAAGAGCCGGGAGTAGTCATTCGGCCACTCTGCATCTGGGTCACTATATTCGTTTATTTCGTAATTCCGACATATTTCACGAGTGAACGACTCATAATATGAGAGCCACACATGCCAGTCGATCTTCTGATGAAATGCTTCCGTCACCAACACGTCAAAATATTGAACGCCGAGAAAAACTGGATCACTGAAAATATACTCGTCCGAAATATCTGTGTTCGTTAGGCGCTGATCGTTATACCTATCAATCTCCTCTCTCCGCTGATCTCGAATAATTTCTTTAGTTTTATCGCCGACTGGCTTGTAAACGTCTAATTCGACTGCCCTATTGAAATCAGAGAATAATGCATATAATAGACGATTTTGCTCCTCCAAATCGTACCGATACAACCCGTCTTGATTGGTGTTCTGTTCAAGATCGCGGTACAGCAAACTGTTCTCGACTTTCAGCAATTCCCTTAAATAACGATGTACAACTTTTTTCCTCGGACGCCCGTTCAGCGAGTCGTCACGCAATATTCTTAATCCTAGTTCGGTGGCAACACTTGGGTATTGCTTGGAAAAATCTGAATCAAGCAAGAGAGCATTCGTGTACTCCGATGACCTCTCTGCTGTCTCTTTCAATCTATATCCGATCCGTCCAAGGTAATAATTAACTAAACGCTTCTTCTCACGAGCTAGTTTCCTCCATCCTTCAACCGGTTCGTAGTCTTCTCTATGTGCCCGTTTGAACGACGCTGCCAGATTCTCTGGGTTTTCTGGAGCAGGAGGATGATTTACTAATGGCCGATATTTGTCTTCTATGAGGTTTGTAAGTGTAGAGTAGTTTTCTTGGCTTTGCAAATTACGGAGTATCTCTAACAGATTCTCTTCGTTCTGAATACGGACATTGGACTTGAGGAAAACAACCGAAAAAAGAGCGACAATTCCGACGACTGCACCCAACTGAGTGTATTCAACGAGTAGCGGAGTAATTGTGATACTCCCCATCAAATATGACACCTCAATAGACTTTTGTTCAATACTCTGGAGATACACTGAGACTGCATAGGAGAGGAGAATCAGGAGAATCAAACTCGCAATAAACAGCAGACGCCCTTTGGTCCATAGATTATAGCGAACTCTCAGCTGTTTGTACCGTGGAAGTACAGGATAAACAGCGGCAACAGCGGCGAGGAGCGTGAAAACTAATATTTCAGCCATTATTCGTATGAGGACTATCTGGTGTTTAAACGTAACCCACGCCTCCCGACTGGATCCACGAACTCGCCGACCACGCTGTCTGAGGACTGCTAGAAACCGCTTATCTCAGCAACACGCTCCTACCCCGGAAGTCCAAGGGGGGTTTAGATACCAGTCGCTCGTCAGCTATGAATACACACTCGCGCCGTCGTGGGACCTGCCTCTAACAGGCCCGGCGCGGGGTCGCGGTCAGTCAGCGGCTAAGTCCAGAAACCACCGCAACCCATGCAAAGTACGCACGCAACTCAGCAAAAAGGTAGAGGTATAGCTACCCAGCTTAGGCCGTCGCCACGACGTGCTGGTGCTCGTTCTGGGCGGGCGTCGGTTGGAGCGTCAGCCCGGCCAGCGCGAGCTCCCGGAGAACTTCCGGCGGGACGCCCTCGGCCTCACGAAGTACGGCGTCGAGCGTCCAAGCATCGTACTCGGAGCGCACCGGTGGCGTCGTCCCGACCACGGCGGTCGGGGCCGTCTCTCGTAGCGCTCGGGCGGCCCGCCGAACGCGCTGGCGGTTCTCGACCGTACAGCGAACGCTCTTGCTCATGCGTTCAGCCCCCGAGCGAGATCGTCGACGATGGAGCCGCCGACGTACGGGCCGACGGCCCAGCCGCGTTCGTCCTGCGTGTACTCGCACCAGCCTGCGAGTGTTTCATACGGCGTCTCGGCAAGTGCGACTTTCTCGGCGTGGTCTTCGCTGACGACGACGGCCACAGCGAACTCATAGCTATCCCAGTAGTGTGCCGCGCCTTCGCCGTCGACGCCCAAGAAGAGCGGGCGGCCTTGCGTGAGCAGTTCGCGAGCGATACGTTCCTGTGGATGTGCGTCAGTCGTGCCGACAGATTTACTAGTCGGCGAGGCAGACTTACTCATGGTTCTTCCAGGAACCGACGCGCCTGCCGTGTTGTGACCACGGTGGGCAACTCGTGTTCTCGAAGGCACGAAATCGCCCAGCAGCGCGTCTGTTCCTACTCAATAGTCACGGCTTCCGGCTACTTAGTGCTTGTCATAGTACTATGCCAAAAAGAAGCGCTAAGATTGGTCTCCGTAGTAGTATCTTCGTCCCTTTTCAGTCGCTTTGTAGAACCCATCAGTACTCTCAACTCTCTCTACGTATCCTTCCTTAAGCAGTTCCTTCAGATATCGATTAACAGTCCGTCTTTCGAACGTAGCACCTCTCTCCTTACAGTTGTGGAAAATAACGTTTGGCGGGAGGTGAAGCTCTGTTTCGACCAACAGACCCAGCACTTGTCTCACTCTTTCCTCCTTACCCATACTGCTATTTTCATCGGGTTTGCTGTTATTTCCGCCGGATTTGTCGGGCATACCTTGTTCTATGACTTGTGGCATTGTTCTACTGTATTTGTCACAGTACGATGCCAACCACTAAGTGCTTGTGATGGTACATCACCGAATATGCGCGACTCGCCGGGGAACAATAGGCTACCAAAATCGAGCCACCGGGGTTAGGGCCCCGCTGACCCGGTCGCGCACGGCATCATGACCGAAGCAATCAGACCACAAAACGATACCGCACAGGACCGCCAGGAGCGTAGACTATCGACAGCCAAGTGCCTCTTATCAAACGCCGACACTGACGCCGCCGTCATCGAGTACTGCCAGACCGTCCTCGATCCGCCGGGCTACGAGCGCAGCTACACCCAAGCACGCCTCGACGCCTGCGCAGCCCGACTTGCACTGGCCCAGACAGACACCACAACCAGACGAACACGCGAAGCCAGACAGGTGCTCCTCGCCGTCAGCGGAGGCCCACAATGAGTACGCACCGATCAAACTGCCCGGCCTACCTCCACGGCCATCCGCATCTGGCCGCCCAGCCACTCGAAGCCCCCACAGTGTCGCCCACAACTGTACCACTGCCACCAGCGGGGGTGTCCCGCGACCGGTGAACCCAGTGTCACGCCGGTCCGGGCGACGGCAGCATACACGCACTGCTCGTCGTCGGCGCGGTGCCACGACACAAATCCACTAGACGGAGCGGGGTTGCCACGAGCCAACCGCCGCGTCTAGAGAGCGCCAGCTCCGTCACCGGTAGCCCGTGCTGTGGTCAGCACTGCTCGGTTCGATTCCGAGCACGGGTCCTGTGGTCACAATGCCACGACAAACAAACCCCGACGACAACGAGACCGATCAAGCCCTCGCCGACAACCTCGACATGGATATCGGACAGGATGAGACGGATACCGACGAACTCCAAGCGCTCGTCAACGACCTCGACGGCGACGTCTCACCCCTCGTTTCGAGTGTTCTTGAGACGCTGGTCGCGACTATCGATGACCTCCACGGACGCGTCACCGAACTAGAGGCCGACCTCGAACAGACCCACGAGGTTGCCACCACGGCAGTCGGTGACGCCGCCACGAACGACCAGCGCCTTGACGACCTCGAATCACAGCAGGAAACCACCCGCGATGTCGCCAAGAGTGCCATCGCCAAAGCCCAGCAACTCGAAGCCGACACCGACCGCCAAGAGGACGCCGAGCAGCTCCCCGAAGGAATCGAACCCAGCACCTCGCCGCTGGATTTCTTCGCGAACTGCCGCCAATCGAAGGTCAAGACGATGTTTGTCGAACGGTCGAACCGCCAGAACACCTATCGCGCCATCAGCATCGCCAAGCGCTGGCCGGAATTTGCCACGAAGCGAACCGACGGCAGCGGCGTCTTCATGACGAAAGCTGACCTGCAGACAGCCCTGACCGCGGAACTCGGGAAGGAACCCCATCGCCAGACGATCAAGCGCGTCTGGGAGACACTGGTCGAGATTGGCGGCGACGACGTCGTCGAGAAAACCCGACAGGTCGGCCGGGACCAGACCCAAACCGACATTCTCGCGATGGATATGGCAACAGCCGAAGGGTTGCTCGAAAAACGCTACATCGGCCTCGATCTCCTAGAGAATAGCGACCACAAAGCCGCCACAGGTGGCGTCACACCCGTTGTGGTGGAGTCCACGCCCTAACCCTGTGACACACGCCGGATAGGACACGAACCGACACTGAACCAACGCTACTGGACGCGGTGGTACGTGCCCTGCCGCCGTCGACGCCGCTGTTTGCTAGCTGCAGCAACCGGGAGCGACCCCCTGTTGTCAGGAGTATAGTGAGGACTCGTAACACGAACGGAGCGACCACAGCGATTCCAGTGGTCACAACGGGTGTGACAGAACCATCTTGGTACTGGTCTGGGTCGCCTGCCTGTTCGGATATGGCTGATAGGCTTTCTCTGGACCGCCTCTCACCCGACGGAGGCTCACAAAATACGGGCGAGTTTCCTTGCTGTCAGACTATGATTGCTCTAGTGGCTCGACCCACTCGGGAGCGCAATCGTGGGTCCCGCCGTAGATCGAGCGCTCGGGATACTGGTCGTCGTCAGCCTCGACAGCGACGATCACGTTGCCGCCGGAACACGAAATTTCTGTAACGGTTCCGACAACTGCATCGAGTGGGCCGTCTCCCTCGGTCCAGTCGGCTCGAACGTGGTCGCCGTGGTCGAAGTCATACTCCTCGAAGGAAGGTGCTGTCGTACTCATGCTCTCCTCCGGCTCCGAGGGAGACACAAAATGGCTCGTACGCCAGCCAGAGCGCTGATGCTGCTTGCCGAGAGAAGAAGAACTGATGACCGAATTGCGGGTCCGGAAACCAGATGGCTGGACGACCGTCTCGTTTCCCGACGCAGTTGCGACGATCTTGGTTGCTGGTGGGAAGGTTGACGGCCAGCTGTGTCTGACCCTCACCGCCGAACGGGAGGATGGTCCCCGTCTCGTCGAACCCGGCATTCTCGACGTCGACGAAAATGATGAGCACTTGCTGGAGAATACAGTGCCCCGGATCGAAGACGGGACGAGTGTCGTTTTGGATCGGCTACTGCCGAGTTAGCCGTCGTTGTGAATCCGGACACCTCGGTAATAGGTCCCCGGGCGTTATCGAAAATACCGTACCCGCAATCCATGCAGAATATGACCGACGATTGCCGCTGCTATTAGCAGTACTGCATCTGATTTGGAACCGGTCGTCTGGGGTAATGCCATCACAGCCGCCGAGAGCAGGCAGAGCAGGTATCCAGTCATCCACATTAATGTATTTCTTGAAACCATCTGGTTCAATATGTAGAGTGGTGGGGAATTTAATTACGGTATCCTGTTACCCGAGAAGGATGCCTTCACCCTTATCTATTATATCATCTATTTCATCGGCTCCTTCATCAAGTAGATCGTCTATTTCATCAGCAGCTTCTTGTCCTACCTCAACAGTCACGTCAGCGGCATCGTCAGCGAAACCCTGCAGATCTTCTCCAAAGTCTTCGGCGGTCTGTTCTCTCTCATCTTTAGAAATGTCCGTACATTCTATCATGACCACCAGTGGATGATTCGGAGTTGTCTCATTCCAATAGAACTCAAGGTTTTGGGCACCACAGGGAGTGTTCTCCCGAATTGCATCGTTAATCGCACAGCCTAAAACAGTTCCAGCACATATGAAACCTCCAACGGCAAGGATTGGTGTGTTTCCGGCAACATAGCCACCGATTACTTCATCAGAGCTATTTTGCGTGAAGCCTCTCTTCCCTGTACATGGATGATTCGGAATATGGACATCTTTTAGTCTTTGTCGGAGTCATTCAGTTGTTACTCGTCATCGCCGTTGGGTATGCTCCTCAACTGCTTTCAGATTCGTATACTGCTCGTATCCAACCAATGTTTGATACGAATTCACTGTGGATGGCAATCAGTTGGGGTGGAATTCTCCTTATCCATATGGGTCGAAGCGCACAGGCTGGGCTCGTTATATTTGACGAGGACAGGCCAGGAAGAAGCAGATTCTACCTTGTTTCTGCGGGAGCAGTCGCAATCGGGTTCCTAACCTTGCTCCTGATGTTTTTCTTACCCGAGTAAAGCTGTACTCTGTACCGACTGCTCAGCGAGAACTACAATGTGAGCTACGAATGGTTCTATGGTACCCTGAACAACCGTTACGCTCTGCTGACTCGACAGCTACCGCTCCCACGGGAAGAAGCCATTCCGCTCGCGATAGGCACTGATCTGGTCCTGAAACTCTTGCTCCTGGAAGTCTGGCTCGTCGCCGTGGATGTCCTCGGGTGAGACGCCGTCGGGAAGATGCTCATACCCTGTGACTTCCTCCGTGTCATCCTCCTGTTCGGGCTCGTGTCGGTGCTGCCCACACTCTCTGCAGGTCCAGATCATGCGGTCAAGGTGTGGGTGGCACTCGAAGCCATCGAGCCCGTGAGATTCGTGTCCCGTCACGGCGCCACACTGGCGACAGTGGAACCCGATTCCAACTATCTCCGGTTCGGCTCTTGCCTGATGGCGCTTCACAACGCCGGGCACAAGCCAGTACGTCCCATCAGCCTCCCGGAACTCATCCGTGAGCTGCTGGAACTCCGAGCGGTCGGTGACCGGCGACCCGTCCTCGAGGTAGATCCGTGACTGGACGTCGTCCCCATTCCCGTCCCAGTTGGTCTGTTCGTCGGCTGTCTCTAGAAGCGCCTGTCCGGATTCCTCGTCGATCGTGGTTTCTGTCGGCAGGTCGGGCCACCCCTTCGTGAGAGTGGCGGCTGGCTCGGTCCCGAAGGCTGCTCGACACTTCACGGTTCCATGGGAGACGTCCTCGCCGCTTGCGATGCTGTCGGAAACGGAGAAGGCCGCAGCGCCGAGGGCTCGTGCATGGAAATCAGTGTTCGCTTCGACGAGTGCGAGTACTACCCGACCGAACGTCCACTCCCCAAGTGGACTACTACCTTGATCGTCGGACGAAGTCTCGGGGACGCCGGTTTGAGCGCAGAACGGACACTGGCGTTCATCCCGTGGGATATCCTGTCCACAGGTCCGACAGGTACGAGTCTCATCCTCTGTACGGTCGGGATAGCCGGTGGATTCGAGGACTCGTTCCCGTCCGTTCCCCCTCGTTTCAGGATCGGAACTCGCTGCGCCGAGGATATCAGCGGGATCGTACTCAGGATTTCGGTCAGTCACACGCTTGGTTGCGTTCGTCATCGTATTTAAACTCCGGCCCCGAGGGAAGCACAAACCGACAGAGAGCGAAACTGGACGAGTTGGCTACTCGCCGCCCGTGTTGTCCACCACTGCGTGGCGTCATCACGCTGATCGGCGGCAATATTTATACAGACGACACGGAAGAGGCTGTGAGCATGACCTGCTCGGTTACTCGTTGATTATCTTGATGAGGACATCTTCTGTGACGAGAGTGAAGTCAGTGATGACTGGTGAAAGCATCCACAAAAACGTTGACTTTGAGTAGGATAATCGGTTTTCATGGGTTCGGAGTCGACTGATTTGACAGTCCATCTGCATGGTGAATCTCACTTTCGGTCATATGAGGCTGTACAACGCTCTCTTGAGAAACTGACCGCCTCCGTCGACATTGACGCGTTCTACCACGAGCTCCCATCAGAAGTACCAGGAATGAAGAGATATATACAGACGGCTCTTCGAAATCCACTCTATGTAGTCGGTGTGTTCGTCACGCAAATGATCTATGGCCCACGTGTTGCACTAACCTGCGGCCACCAACAAGGTGCAGAAAACCAGGTCATCAAAGAATTCGCCGCGGCGGCTGACACGCCAGTAACCCGAATCGATACACACCCCTCTTACCTCGTTCCAGAACTCTCGTTAATTTGGACCGGAGTTTCGTGGATAGTATTCGGAGGATTTCTTTGGTTACAGCCGATTGCTGTTGGACTTGCACTCGTGCTAATTCTGCTACTCGGTACCGGTCTAACCTATCTTGCCCGTAAGGAATCGGATTATGAACGGCCGCTTGCGGTCCTTTTGGGCTGGGGTGGAATTTTATTATTACTCCCACTGAACTTTATTCCTCTCACATTCGCGTTCGCCGGGTTCGTGGCTCACGGGCTCGTTGTTCGTGCTACACTCGGGCGGCGGGACATTGAGATGGTGAACCGTACAATACAAGATGCGACGGCACACGACTACACCCAGATTTGGGTGTCTGTTGGGTACAAACATCTGGATGGGATGTCCGACGCCTTCGAATCCCATGGCGTCGAAGTGATCTGTCACAACGAAACGAATAACTGATACAGTTATACTTGGTATTCTCTTTGACATAGCGTCGAAATTCCAATCTCAAGTTAGGACGAACGACACCCCCACAATTCGTTCGCGAGTTCTTATCGGGATGCTGTTTCAGAGAAGAGTCTCACAGTTCCTGTGGAGACGAGCCACCCCCAATCGCCGATTTACACCCTTCCATTGATGATATCAGCAACCCGCTGTCGGTCGAATAACTGGTGCTCGGTGGGAACGTCGCCGACAGACCCAGGCCACTCGCCAAACTCATCCGGGTACAACTGCATCGCAACCGCTTCCACCGAAAATAGGTCAATGATCGGTCCCATATTCGTCCCAGCCGACCGAACGAAGTTCTCGTTTTGGACTGCAGTCAACTCACTCAACGTTTCGTGATTCTTGGCTGCCTGAAGGGTTTGCTGGAAGGACTCGTTATTTTCCGTCGTCAGATTATCGATGAGTGCGATGTATTCCGGGTCGACATCGAGGAGTTTCTCGTAACCGATCTCTTTGTATCGGACGTAGGTGTCCCCTTTGAACGCACTGTTGACGCCCAGTTTACGAAAGGTTCTGGTATCGTTTCGGAATGCATCGATCTCTGCCGCCCGCAGGCTTTTGCCTTCAATATCGAAATCGATGATAAATGCGCCGACAGTCGGTTTGTCATCAGGCAGACGAGACTGTATCTCGGCAAACACCTCGTCTTTGAGATCGACCCATGCATCGTACCGTTCTTGCCGCTGGAAGATTTTTGCTGCTTTCTCGACAGCTTCGTACAGTGTGTAGTAGGGATCACGTTCGTATGGGAAGCGGATCATCGATCCCAGTATCGGACCGACATTGTGCTCTATCTCTTCAAGATCGTCATCGTTCCACCCCGAGTACCGCTTGAGAATCCGCGGGTCCATCAGGTGTACGTCAGCATCAACCTCGTAGAACACTTCCTTGTCGAATTCCGAATCATTGGAATCCAAAAGAGTCTCTACGGAACCCAGATCGACAGCAACGTCAGGAAGTGCTTTGTAGTATTTCAGCTGCTCTTCCTCAAGAGACATCATTGCAGATGGCTTGATACCCAATGCCATCGCAATATCCATCCAAGCTCCGGGAAAACTTGCATAGGTTTCGGGCACTGAGTCAAACGTATGGGTCCCGGCTGGTTTGACTGTCACTTCGTA from Haloarcula hispanica ATCC 33960 harbors:
- a CDS encoding ABC transporter substrate-binding protein, which gives rise to MQNKDILDCCQRRREILKAGCSIVGGGIVAGCLGTTDDSSSDDTTPTSPSGEESMTEADDPTPYEVTVKPAGTHTFDSVPETYASFPGAWMDIAMALGIKPSAMMSLEEEQLKYYKALPDVAVDLGSVETLLDSNDSEFDKEVFYEVDADVHLMDPRILKRYSGWNDDDLEEIEHNVGPILGSMIRFPYERDPYYTLYEAVEKAAKIFQRQERYDAWVDLKDEVFAEIQSRLPDDKPTVGAFIIDFDIEGKSLRAAEIDAFRNDTRTFRKLGVNSAFKGDTYVRYKEIGYEKLLDVDPEYIALIDNLTTENNESFQQTLQAAKNHETLSELTAVQNENFVRSAGTNMGPIIDLFSVEAVAMQLYPDEFGEWPGSVGDVPTEHQLFDRQRVADIINGRV